A stretch of the Butyricicoccus intestinisimiae genome encodes the following:
- a CDS encoding single-stranded DNA-binding protein translates to MLNKAILMGRLTRDPELRYTQSNIPVVTFSIAVDRNYSNNGGERQTDFIDIVAWRRTAEFVSQWFTKGQMIVVVGSIQSRRWQDKNGNNRTSIEVVADEVQFGESKRSRESGGSYPNNNGGYPQNGGYQNPNPYAAPQQSAPAPSFDMPAGNSDFAEISDDDGEVPF, encoded by the coding sequence ATGCTGAATAAGGCAATTCTTATGGGTCGCCTTACCCGCGATCCGGAGCTTCGCTACACACAGAGCAATATTCCGGTTGTCACGTTCTCTATCGCTGTTGATCGCAATTACAGCAACAATGGCGGAGAGCGTCAGACGGATTTTATTGACATTGTCGCTTGGAGACGCACCGCAGAATTTGTTTCGCAGTGGTTCACCAAGGGTCAGATGATTGTTGTAGTAGGCAGCATCCAGTCCAGACGCTGGCAAGACAAGAACGGCAACAACCGCACATCAATCGAAGTTGTCGCAGACGAGGTACAGTTTGGCGAGTCCAAGCGTTCCCGTGAGAGCGGCGGAAGCTATCCGAACAACAATGGTGGCTACCCGCAGAACGGCGGATATCAGAATCCGAATCCGTATGCTGCTCCGCAGCAGTCCGCTCCTGCACCAAGCTTTGATATGCCGGCAGGCAATTCGGATTTTGCTGAAATTTCCGATGATGACGGCGAAGTTCCGTTTTGA
- the rpsR gene encoding 30S ribosomal protein S18: MAEEKREYRPNRGGRRRRKVCSFCVDKVEAIDYKDVAKLKRYMSERGKILPRRMTGTCALHQRQLTEAIKRARHIALLPYTAE, from the coding sequence ATGGCTGAAGAAAAAAGAGAATATCGCCCCAATCGCGGCGGCCGTCGCCGCAGAAAGGTTTGCTCTTTCTGTGTAGATAAGGTTGAGGCTATTGATTATAAGGACGTAGCAAAGCTGAAGAGATACATGTCTGAGCGTGGCAAGATCCTGCCGCGCCGTATGACTGGTACCTGTGCCCTGCATCAGCGTCAGCTGACCGAGGCTATCAAGCGTGCTCGTCACATCGCTCTGCTGCCGTATACTGCAGAGTAA
- a CDS encoding M15 family metallopeptidase, with protein MNYPWLGCAAAVALSVCLMGAPQAQAVDLKQTSETAKTVISAADRAALLPDSMNGQQAAASITKEQMCSLSVRLYASLTDTAYTDLMSRDSAKRSVCPFTDTNSADVQEAWLLNLTQEETGTFAPRELANRQQLLAMLYQAVRTADSGTELSENEIAEALYSYTDGAYVPDWAREGTAYFVRQGLTGGIGDNLLGIGEPISAEQASILTYRAAAAVHTGRGANSTTGDVSTIAMHSGTQAVSWTGSGADYYLLYFYQNNDFSQKPVYVEQTASTGSGAQEYALPEEIQNQPGIWYWSVDGFDCEGKLLASAQSTAQLTVTADAAQPETSLLMPETRTYTYTVPAQGFASEDTTGTQTDETVISSTIPAGMTYAGESYSDKVMRIFGAGASYHKYASASEAKKHQVEIAVQVWDFDSNGNKVTRTKYLQVHEALASSVQQIFAEIYAGKERFPIHTLGGYNWRGDGSSSEHCLGTAIDINWEENYMCTKSGAPLTGSYWKPGEDAYSIPANGEVVRIFAKYGFGWGGTWNSKKDYMHFSYFGT; from the coding sequence ATGAATTATCCATGGTTGGGCTGTGCGGCTGCCGTGGCACTGAGTGTGTGCCTGATGGGTGCACCGCAGGCACAAGCGGTTGACCTGAAACAAACATCGGAAACCGCCAAAACCGTGATTTCCGCAGCGGATCGGGCTGCTCTCTTGCCGGACAGCATGAACGGACAGCAGGCAGCTGCGTCTATCACCAAAGAACAGATGTGTTCTCTGTCAGTGCGGCTGTATGCCTCACTGACAGACACTGCGTATACCGATTTGATGAGCCGTGACAGTGCAAAGCGCAGTGTGTGCCCATTTACCGACACAAACAGTGCCGATGTACAAGAGGCATGGCTGCTCAATTTGACGCAGGAGGAAACCGGTACCTTTGCGCCGCGGGAGCTTGCCAATCGTCAGCAGCTGCTAGCCATGCTGTATCAGGCGGTGCGAACAGCGGACAGCGGTACAGAGTTATCAGAAAATGAGATTGCAGAAGCACTGTATTCGTATACAGACGGCGCGTATGTGCCGGACTGGGCACGGGAAGGCACAGCTTATTTTGTGCGGCAGGGCTTGACAGGCGGCATTGGTGACAATCTGCTCGGCATTGGCGAACCGATTTCGGCAGAACAGGCATCTATTTTGACGTATCGCGCGGCGGCAGCAGTACATACCGGACGCGGCGCAAACAGCACGACAGGAGATGTCAGCACGATTGCTATGCATTCCGGCACACAGGCAGTGAGCTGGACAGGCAGCGGTGCGGATTATTATTTGCTGTATTTTTATCAAAATAATGACTTTTCACAAAAGCCGGTATATGTCGAGCAGACCGCTTCGACAGGCAGCGGCGCACAGGAATATGCCTTGCCGGAGGAAATTCAAAATCAGCCGGGCATTTGGTATTGGTCGGTAGACGGCTTTGACTGTGAGGGCAAGCTGCTCGCCTCTGCACAGAGCACGGCACAGCTGACAGTCACGGCGGATGCTGCACAGCCGGAAACCTCTCTGCTCATGCCGGAGACACGGACATATACGTATACCGTTCCGGCACAGGGTTTTGCATCTGAGGACACGACAGGGACACAGACCGATGAAACTGTCATTTCATCCACAATTCCGGCAGGTATGACGTATGCCGGTGAGAGCTACAGCGATAAAGTGATGCGTATTTTCGGCGCAGGTGCCAGCTATCACAAATATGCAAGTGCTTCAGAAGCAAAGAAGCATCAGGTAGAAATTGCCGTACAGGTCTGGGATTTTGACAGCAACGGCAACAAGGTCACGCGCACCAAGTATTTACAGGTACATGAAGCGCTGGCAAGCTCGGTGCAGCAGATTTTTGCGGAAATCTATGCGGGCAAGGAACGATTCCCAATTCATACACTGGGCGGATACAATTGGCGCGGCGATGGTTCTTCGTCTGAGCATTGTCTGGGCACAGCGATTGACATCAACTGGGAAGAAAATTATATGTGCACCAAGTCCGGCGCACCGCTGACCGGTTCATATTGGAAGCCGGGAGAGGATGCGTATTCCATTCCGGCAAACGGCGAAGTGGTTCGCATCTTTGCCAAATACGGCTTTGGCTGGGGCGGTACGTGGAACAGCAAAAAGGACTATATGCATTTCTCGTATTTTGGAACGTAA
- a CDS encoding SH3 domain-containing protein has protein sequence MDRNIKKRVLALGASACLLCSGGAFAAEPAQNPNTAAPAAVAGAQSQNVAASKTVYVKTDLNVHEQPDASSKVLGTLKKDTAVVVTEEKYGWYTITFNGQTGYISAKYTTETDPSTPTPTPTPETKTVYTTENLKVRAQPNTSAEVLGTLKKGTKVETYGLKDGWYEIKYEGKTGYISAKYTTETDPSTPTPTPTPETKTVYTTENLKVRAQPNNSAKVLGTLKKGTKVETYGLKDGWYEIKYEGKTGYISAKYTTETDPSTPQPSPSPVLTVYTKEDLRVRAKPDNTSTVLGVLKKGTAVKTLDEINGWYLIKYNNQDGYISKAYTTTEKPSTTVKFTDVSENDWFYEPVMWAVSNNITAGVSETKFAPNQTCTRAQAVMFLWNQAGKPVVSRKNSFKDVKSSDWYYNAVQWAVSKGITNGTSKTTFSPSKTCNRAEIVTFLWNQAGKPSVSASNPFKDVKSSDWYYKAVQWAVKKGVTSGTSKTTFSPTKACTRAQIVTFMYHNL, from the coding sequence ATGGATAGAAATATAAAGAAAAGAGTGCTGGCACTTGGCGCATCCGCCTGCCTGCTGTGCTCCGGCGGAGCATTCGCCGCAGAACCGGCACAGAATCCGAATACAGCTGCACCGGCGGCGGTTGCCGGTGCACAGAGCCAAAATGTGGCGGCTTCCAAGACCGTATATGTCAAAACCGACCTCAATGTGCATGAACAGCCGGATGCTTCGTCCAAGGTGCTGGGCACGCTGAAAAAGGATACCGCTGTCGTTGTCACCGAGGAAAAGTATGGCTGGTACACCATCACATTTAACGGACAGACCGGTTACATCAGCGCAAAATATACGACAGAAACCGACCCGTCGACACCGACACCGACCCCGACACCGGAAACCAAGACCGTGTACACCACGGAGAATTTGAAGGTTCGCGCACAGCCGAACACCAGTGCAGAGGTACTTGGCACGCTCAAAAAGGGCACCAAGGTAGAAACCTACGGTCTGAAAGACGGCTGGTATGAAATCAAGTACGAGGGCAAGACCGGTTACATCAGCGCAAAGTATACGACAGAAACCGACCCGTCGACACCGACACCGACCCCGACACCGGAAACCAAGACCGTGTACACCACGGAGAATTTGAAGGTTCGCGCACAGCCGAACAACAGTGCAAAGGTACTTGGCACGCTCAAAAAGGGCACCAAGGTAGAGACGTATGGTCTGAAAGACGGCTGGTATGAAATCAAGTATGAGGGCAAAACCGGCTACATCAGCGCAAAATATACGACAGAAACCGACCCGTCTACACCGCAGCCGTCTCCGTCACCGGTACTGACTGTGTACACCAAGGAAGATCTGCGCGTTCGTGCAAAGCCGGACAACACCTCGACCGTACTGGGTGTGCTCAAAAAGGGCACAGCAGTAAAAACACTGGATGAGATCAACGGCTGGTATCTTATCAAGTACAACAATCAGGACGGCTATATCAGCAAGGCATATACCACAACGGAAAAGCCAAGCACAACCGTCAAATTCACGGATGTTTCCGAGAATGATTGGTTCTATGAGCCGGTTATGTGGGCAGTATCCAACAATATTACTGCCGGTGTCAGCGAAACCAAGTTTGCACCGAATCAGACCTGTACCCGTGCACAGGCAGTGATGTTCCTGTGGAATCAGGCAGGCAAGCCGGTTGTTTCGAGAAAGAATAGCTTCAAGGATGTCAAGAGCTCGGATTGGTATTACAATGCTGTTCAGTGGGCAGTATCCAAGGGCATTACCAACGGTACATCCAAGACGACATTCAGCCCGAGCAAGACATGCAACCGTGCAGAAATCGTTACGTTCCTGTGGAATCAGGCAGGCAAGCCGTCTGTATCCGCCAGCAATCCGTTCAAGGATGTCAAGAGCTCGGATTGGTATTATAAGGCTGTTCAGTGGGCAGTCAAGAAGGGCGTGACCAGCGGCACATCCAAGACGACATTCAGCCCGACCAAGGCATGCACTCGTGCACAGATTGTGACCTTTATGTATCACAATCTGTAA
- the cysS gene encoding cysteine--tRNA ligase, which yields MKLYNSMTRKKEEFVPLEPGKVKMYSCGPTVYNYFHIGNARPFIIFDTLRRYFEYRGYDVKFVQNFTDIDDKVIKKANEEGVTYDVIADRYIKEYFVDAKGLGIHPATVHPRATETMDAIIDIVKTLIDNGHAYVAANGDVYFRTKSFPEYGKLSHQPLDELQAGARISVGEQKEDPMDFAIWKAAKPGEPSWDTPWGSKGRPGWHIECSAMVNKYLGKTIDIHSGGKDLIFPHHENEIAQSECANGCTFANYWLHNGFLTIDNEKMSKSKGNFFMVRDAAKVYGYETIRMFMLSGHYRSPINYSEESLIMAKNALTRLYTAAENLQFLLDHQTGDTMTADEQAKVQHLQQYRQKFMDAMDDDLNTADALAAIFELVREINTEVKDPACTHAFVQACFDLMMELCGVLGLVDHLEKKDIDSEVEELIAQRAAAKKAKNFAEADRIRDYLLNEKGIVIKDTRQGTQWSYKED from the coding sequence ATGAAACTGTATAACTCGATGACGCGCAAAAAGGAAGAGTTTGTCCCGCTGGAGCCGGGCAAGGTCAAGATGTACTCCTGCGGCCCGACTGTGTACAACTATTTCCACATCGGCAACGCGCGCCCGTTCATTATTTTTGATACGCTGCGCCGCTATTTTGAGTACCGCGGCTATGACGTCAAGTTCGTGCAGAACTTTACGGATATTGACGACAAAGTTATCAAGAAGGCAAATGAGGAAGGCGTGACCTATGACGTCATCGCTGACCGCTACATCAAGGAATACTTTGTCGATGCCAAGGGTCTGGGCATTCATCCGGCTACCGTGCATCCGCGCGCAACCGAGACCATGGACGCGATTATTGACATCGTCAAGACGCTGATTGACAACGGTCATGCCTATGTCGCAGCAAACGGCGACGTGTATTTCCGCACCAAGAGCTTTCCGGAATATGGCAAGCTGTCGCATCAGCCGCTGGACGAGCTGCAGGCAGGTGCCCGCATCAGTGTCGGCGAGCAGAAGGAAGACCCGATGGACTTTGCCATCTGGAAGGCAGCCAAGCCGGGCGAGCCGAGCTGGGATACGCCATGGGGCAGCAAGGGCCGTCCAGGCTGGCATATCGAGTGCTCCGCAATGGTCAACAAGTATCTGGGCAAGACCATTGACATTCACTCCGGCGGCAAGGATCTGATTTTCCCGCATCATGAAAATGAGATTGCACAGTCTGAGTGCGCAAACGGCTGCACATTTGCCAATTATTGGCTGCACAACGGCTTCCTGACCATCGACAACGAGAAGATGTCCAAGTCCAAGGGCAATTTCTTTATGGTGCGCGATGCCGCCAAGGTATACGGCTATGAGACCATCCGCATGTTCATGCTGTCCGGTCACTACCGCAGCCCGATCAACTACTCCGAGGAGTCGCTGATTATGGCAAAGAACGCGCTGACTCGTCTGTACACCGCAGCGGAGAACCTCCAGTTCCTGCTTGACCATCAGACCGGCGACACGATGACCGCTGACGAGCAGGCAAAGGTACAGCATTTGCAGCAGTACCGCCAGAAGTTCATGGACGCGATGGACGACGACCTGAACACCGCAGATGCACTGGCTGCGATTTTCGAGCTGGTTCGCGAAATCAACACCGAGGTCAAGGATCCGGCTTGCACCCACGCCTTTGTACAGGCTTGTTTCGATCTGATGATGGAGCTGTGCGGCGTGCTCGGTCTGGTTGACCATCTGGAAAAGAAGGACATTGACAGCGAGGTAGAGGAGCTGATTGCACAGCGCGCCGCTGCCAAGAAGGCAAAGAACTTCGCAGAGGCCGACCGCATCCGCGATTACCTGCTCAACGAGAAGGGCATTGTCATCAAGGATACCCGTCAGGGCACCCAGTGGAGCTACAAAGAGGATTAA
- the pgsA gene encoding CDP-diacylglycerol--glycerol-3-phosphate 3-phosphatidyltransferase, with protein sequence MTLANKITLARIALIPFFVIFATIGGMTCDVIALVLFCVCSFTDFLDGYVARKYHQVTDFGKFVDPLADKLLICAAMVIFIDRGLMAGWMVFIILAREFIITSLRTIAAMKGTAMAAAWSGKVKTCVQIAGVILIFLCTIVTGAQSLHDAFLISLCGWVMMAITLYSGYDYLHRNWNLVAEGATKPKN encoded by the coding sequence ATGACACTTGCGAATAAGATTACGTTGGCGCGCATTGCGCTGATTCCGTTTTTCGTCATCTTTGCGACGATTGGCGGAATGACCTGTGATGTCATCGCGCTGGTGCTGTTCTGCGTGTGCAGCTTTACCGACTTTCTTGACGGCTATGTGGCACGCAAATATCATCAGGTGACGGATTTTGGCAAATTTGTCGATCCGCTCGCGGACAAGCTGCTCATTTGTGCGGCAATGGTCATTTTCATTGACCGCGGTCTGATGGCAGGCTGGATGGTATTTATCATTCTCGCCCGTGAATTTATCATCACCTCGCTGCGCACGATTGCCGCGATGAAGGGCACCGCAATGGCTGCCGCATGGTCGGGCAAGGTAAAGACCTGCGTACAGATTGCAGGCGTGATTCTCATTTTCCTGTGCACCATTGTCACGGGCGCACAGAGCCTGCACGATGCGTTTCTCATTTCGCTGTGCGGCTGGGTTATGATGGCAATTACGCTGTATTCCGGCTATGATTACCTGCACCGCAACTGGAATCTGGTTGCGGAGGGTGCAACCAAACCAAAAAATTAA
- the rimO gene encoding 30S ribosomal protein S12 methylthiotransferase RimO, which produces MSIKLGMISLGCAKNLVDGEHMLAQLADAGVTIVDDVAEADVAVVNTCGFIESAKQEAINTILETAQLKQTGSLKALIVTGCLVQRYPKEIVEELPEIDAVLGTGSYTNIVDAVRAVMQAPGTVYQNFGQINEAEMEGGRILLTPGYSAYLKIAEGCDNHCAYCVIPSLRGKFRSRAMEDVLKEAQALADAGVRELIIVAQDITRYGMDLYHEHKLSELLHELCKMDFTWVRLHYLYPDEITDDMIETIAQEPKIVKYLDIPIQHVNNRILRAMHRRGDAQFLRELFHKLRREIPGLVLRTSLIVGLPGETDEEFEELCDFLREMQIERAGVFCYSPEEGSEAAEMPDQIDEELKNERRMIIEELQSDVLDQFAARMQGQLLDVLCEGWDGETGLYYGRSYADSQDIDARVLFDSTFSVEEGDFVPVRITGAQGADLTGSTERAQ; this is translated from the coding sequence ATGTCGATTAAATTGGGTATGATCTCGCTGGGCTGTGCGAAAAATCTCGTGGACGGCGAGCACATGCTGGCACAGCTGGCGGATGCCGGTGTGACCATCGTGGATGATGTGGCGGAGGCGGATGTCGCCGTTGTCAACACCTGCGGCTTTATCGAGTCCGCCAAGCAGGAGGCCATCAATACGATTTTGGAGACGGCACAGCTCAAGCAGACCGGTTCGCTGAAAGCTCTGATTGTGACCGGATGTCTGGTGCAGCGCTATCCGAAGGAAATTGTCGAGGAGCTGCCGGAAATTGACGCCGTGCTCGGCACAGGCAGCTATACCAACATTGTCGATGCCGTGCGCGCCGTCATGCAGGCGCCGGGTACGGTATATCAGAACTTTGGTCAAATCAACGAGGCGGAGATGGAGGGCGGCCGCATTTTGCTGACGCCGGGCTATTCCGCGTACCTGAAAATCGCGGAGGGCTGTGACAATCACTGTGCGTACTGCGTGATTCCGTCGCTGCGCGGCAAGTTCCGCTCCCGCGCGATGGAGGACGTGCTCAAGGAGGCACAGGCGCTGGCAGATGCCGGTGTGCGCGAGCTGATTATTGTCGCACAGGACATCACGCGCTACGGCATGGACTTGTATCACGAACACAAGCTGTCCGAGCTGCTGCATGAGCTATGTAAGATGGATTTCACTTGGGTGCGCCTGCACTATCTGTATCCGGATGAAATCACGGATGATATGATTGAGACGATTGCACAGGAGCCGAAAATTGTCAAGTATCTGGACATTCCGATTCAGCACGTCAACAACCGCATTCTGCGCGCCATGCACAGACGCGGCGATGCACAGTTTTTGCGTGAGCTGTTTCACAAGCTGCGCCGCGAAATTCCGGGGCTTGTGCTGCGCACCAGCCTGATTGTCGGCCTGCCGGGTGAAACCGACGAGGAATTTGAGGAGCTGTGCGACTTCCTGCGCGAGATGCAGATTGAACGCGCAGGCGTGTTCTGCTATTCGCCGGAGGAGGGCAGCGAGGCTGCCGAGATGCCGGATCAGATTGATGAGGAGCTGAAAAACGAGCGCCGCATGATTATTGAAGAATTGCAGTCGGATGTGCTCGACCAGTTCGCCGCGCGCATGCAGGGACAGCTGCTCGACGTGCTGTGCGAGGGCTGGGACGGGGAGACCGGTCTGTACTACGGCAGAAGCTATGCCGATTCGCAGGACATTGATGCCCGTGTGCTGTTTGACAGCACGTTCTCCGTTGAGGAGGGCGACTTTGTGCCGGTGCGCATCACCGGTGCGCAGGGCGCAGACCTCACCGGCAGCACGGAGCGCGCACAATAA
- a CDS encoding regulatory protein RecX: MPAMCDEQQYRDAEVAAAGMLSRRPLSAAMLEKKLLDKGFAPEAADYAVQRMRLLRAIDDEAYAEMLIRSYRNKGYGALRIRQELYQRGVPKDTAAQQLRHMEPNWGKMHALLEKKLRGDVSDRKEREKAMAALQRRGFTFSEIKIAMDNYRAELQQQQEEEEFYVD, from the coding sequence ATGCCGGCGATGTGTGACGAACAACAGTATCGGGATGCAGAGGTCGCGGCGGCTGGGATGCTCAGCCGCCGCCCGTTGTCTGCGGCGATGCTGGAAAAAAAACTATTGGACAAGGGCTTCGCGCCGGAGGCCGCAGACTATGCGGTGCAGCGCATGCGCCTGCTGCGCGCGATTGACGACGAGGCGTATGCCGAAATGCTCATTCGCTCGTATCGAAACAAGGGCTACGGCGCGCTGCGCATCCGGCAGGAGCTGTATCAGCGCGGCGTGCCCAAGGACACGGCGGCGCAGCAGCTCCGGCACATGGAGCCGAATTGGGGAAAAATGCACGCGCTGCTGGAAAAAAAGCTGCGCGGCGATGTCTCGGACAGAAAAGAGCGCGAAAAGGCGATGGCGGCATTGCAGCGCCGCGGATTTACGTTTTCCGAAATCAAAATCGCCATGGACAACTACCGCGCCGAATTGCAACAACAGCAGGAGGAAGAAGAATTTTATGTCGATTAA
- the recA gene encoding recombinase RecA translates to MAKKKALPTVTVATDKKKALDQALAQIEKQHGKNAVMFLGQEVEQEDKDVISTGSIGLDMALGIGGLPRGRIIEIYGPESSGKTTLALHAIASAQADGGIAAFIDAEHALDPSYAAALGVDVDSLLVSQPDSGDQGLEIAEQLVRSGALDIIVIDSVAALVPRAEIEGEMGDSFVGLHARLMSQALRKLAGVIAKSKCVAIFINQLREKVGVMYGNPEVTTGGRALKFYSSVRIDVRRVEYLKDGDRAIGSHTRAKIVKNKMAPPFREAYFDIMYGEGISRTGELLDLGVDYELIKKGGAWFTINEERFQGRDNAKKYLAEHPEVADALEAQIREAIQENREKAKQERQAHAAQRRTAKPSAGEDEQQTPEEAPQRRSAAVSIDADDFGDDDI, encoded by the coding sequence ATGGCGAAGAAAAAAGCATTGCCTACCGTTACGGTAGCAACCGATAAAAAGAAGGCGCTGGATCAGGCGCTGGCACAGATTGAAAAGCAGCACGGCAAAAACGCCGTCATGTTCCTCGGTCAGGAGGTCGAGCAGGAGGACAAGGACGTCATCTCGACCGGCTCCATCGGTCTGGACATGGCACTGGGCATCGGCGGCCTGCCGCGCGGCAGAATCATCGAGATTTACGGACCGGAATCGTCCGGTAAAACCACCCTCGCCCTGCACGCGATTGCATCGGCACAGGCGGACGGCGGCATTGCGGCGTTTATCGACGCCGAACACGCGCTGGATCCGTCGTATGCGGCGGCGCTCGGCGTTGATGTGGACAGCCTGCTGGTATCGCAGCCGGACAGCGGCGATCAGGGCTTGGAAATCGCCGAGCAGCTGGTGCGCTCGGGCGCGCTGGATATCATCGTCATTGACTCGGTAGCGGCACTGGTTCCGCGCGCGGAAATTGAGGGCGAGATGGGCGATTCGTTCGTCGGCCTGCACGCCCGTCTGATGAGTCAGGCGCTGCGCAAGCTGGCGGGCGTCATCGCCAAGTCCAAGTGCGTGGCAATCTTCATCAACCAGCTGCGCGAAAAGGTCGGCGTCATGTACGGCAATCCGGAGGTAACCACCGGCGGCCGCGCGCTCAAGTTCTATTCGTCCGTGCGCATTGATGTGCGCCGCGTTGAGTATCTCAAGGACGGAGACCGCGCGATTGGCAGCCACACGCGGGCGAAAATTGTCAAGAACAAGATGGCGCCGCCGTTCCGCGAGGCGTATTTTGACATCATGTACGGCGAGGGCATCTCGCGCACCGGCGAGCTGCTGGACTTGGGCGTGGATTATGAGCTGATTAAAAAGGGCGGCGCGTGGTTCACCATCAATGAGGAGCGCTTCCAGGGCAGAGACAACGCCAAAAAGTATCTGGCAGAGCATCCGGAGGTTGCAGACGCGCTGGAGGCACAGATTCGCGAGGCGATTCAGGAAAACCGCGAAAAAGCCAAGCAGGAGCGGCAGGCACATGCGGCACAGCGCCGCACCGCCAAGCCGAGCGCCGGCGAGGACGAGCAGCAGACACCGGAGGAAGCACCGCAGAGACGGTCTGCCGCGGTTTCCATTGACGCGGATGACTTCGGCGACGATGATATTTAA